One stretch of Paenibacillus sp. AN1007 DNA includes these proteins:
- the rplJ gene encoding 50S ribosomal protein L10 gives MANAKVIQAKQESVDVVTAKLRESATTVVVDYRGLNVSQATELRKQLREAGVEFQVLKNTLLRRATAAAELTELDSVLTGPTAIAFSGEDAVAPAKILNDFAKKNDALKLKGAVVEGRVIGVEEVKALAELPSREGLLSMLLSVLQAPMRNFALAVKAVAEKEEQGA, from the coding sequence TTGGCAAACGCAAAAGTGATTCAAGCAAAACAAGAATCCGTTGATGTAGTAACAGCAAAATTGCGCGAAAGCGCGACGACTGTTGTTGTTGACTATCGTGGATTGAACGTTTCCCAAGCTACTGAACTGCGCAAGCAGCTTCGTGAAGCTGGTGTAGAATTCCAAGTGCTGAAAAACACATTGCTTCGCCGTGCAACTGCTGCAGCAGAATTGACAGAACTCGATAGCGTTCTGACAGGTCCTACTGCAATTGCATTCAGCGGAGAAGATGCTGTAGCTCCAGCCAAAATTCTGAACGACTTCGCGAAAAAGAACGATGCACTGAAATTGAAAGGTGCTGTCGTAGAAGGTCGCGTAATTGGAGTAGAAGAAGTTAAGGCGTTGGCAGAACTGCCATCCCGCGAAGGTCTCCTCTCCATGCTCCTCAGCGTGCTTCAAGCCCCTATGCGCAACTTCGCGCTTGCGGTTAAAGCCGTTGCAGAAAAAGAAGAACAAGGCGCGTAA
- the rplL gene encoding 50S ribosomal protein L7/L12, which translates to MSKEQILEAIKGMTVLELNDLVKAIEEEFGVTAAAPVAVVGGGAAAAEAEQSEFDVILTNAGASKINVIKAVREITGLGLKEAKELVDNAPKPLKEKVAKEEADSIKAKLEEAGATIEVK; encoded by the coding sequence ATGAGTAAAGAGCAAATCTTGGAAGCAATCAAAGGCATGACTGTACTGGAACTGAACGATCTTGTTAAAGCAATCGAAGAAGAATTCGGCGTAACTGCTGCAGCTCCAGTAGCTGTTGTAGGTGGCGGCGCAGCTGCAGCTGAAGCTGAGCAATCCGAGTTCGACGTAATCTTGACTAACGCTGGTGCTTCCAAAATCAACGTTATCAAAGCAGTTCGCGAAATCACAGGTCTTGGCCTGAAAGAAGCAAAAGAACTGGTTGACAACGCTCCAAAACCACTGAAAGAAAAAGTGGCTAAAGAAGAAGCAGACTCCATCAAAGCTAAGCTTGAAGAAGCTGGCGCTACAATCGAAGTTAAATAA
- a CDS encoding class I SAM-dependent methyltransferase → MSNHYYSDKPQVAHDRKAAEAVLRGFSLRLVTDAGVFSKNGIDYGSRVLIDAMELPSGAHVLDVGCGYGPIGLTAAKLVPDGHVTMIDINERAVELSRENAKANGITNVTIMQSNLLTEVNKRDFDVVLTNPPIRAGKETVHAIFDQAYDHLKVGGALWIVIQKKQGAPSAKAKLESLFSRVDEVTKDKGYRIFKAVKEE, encoded by the coding sequence ATGTCCAATCATTATTATTCGGACAAACCACAAGTGGCGCATGATCGTAAGGCCGCAGAAGCGGTCCTCCGCGGATTTAGTCTGCGGCTGGTGACGGATGCTGGGGTTTTTTCCAAAAACGGAATCGATTATGGCAGCAGGGTGTTAATTGATGCAATGGAACTGCCGTCAGGTGCTCATGTTCTTGATGTGGGATGTGGTTACGGGCCAATCGGGCTTACAGCAGCAAAACTTGTACCGGATGGGCATGTCACCATGATCGATATCAATGAGAGAGCCGTTGAGCTTTCCAGAGAAAATGCCAAAGCAAACGGCATTACCAACGTTACGATTATGCAGAGTAATCTACTAACTGAAGTAAACAAGCGGGATTTCGACGTGGTCTTGACTAATCCTCCGATTCGGGCGGGCAAAGAAACAGTACATGCTATCTTTGACCAGGCATATGACCATTTGAAGGTTGGGGGGGCGTTATGGATTGTCATTCAAAAGAAACAAGGTGCACCTTCTGCAAAAGCGAAGCTGGAATCGTTGTTTTCACGAGTGGATGAAGTAACGAAGGATAAAGGCTACCGAATCTTCAAAGCGGTAAAGGAAGAGTAG
- the rpoB gene encoding DNA-directed RNA polymerase subunit beta translates to MAGHLVQYGRRTRRSYARINEILEVPNLIEIQQKSYDWFLEEGLREMFQDISPIQDFTGNLILEFIDYSLGEPKYTVDDAKERDVTYAAPLRVKVRLINKETGEVKEQEVFMGDFPLMTSTGTFIINGAERVIVSQLVRSPSVYFSTKVDKNAKKTYTATVIPNRGAWLELEMDAKDVVYVRIDRTRKIPVTVLLRSLGFGTDAEILDLLGNDEYIRNTLDKDNTDSTEKALIEIYERLRPGEPPTLDNAKSLLVARFFDPKRYDLANVGRYKINKKLHIKNRLFNQRLAESLIDAETGEIIAEAGQMVDRRLLDEIMPYLEKSVGFRTYHVGNGVLDANDIPMQTIDVFSPIEDGKVVKLIANGDIDKSVKNITPADIISSISYFLNLLHGIGSTDDIDHLGNRRLRSVGELLQNQFRIGLSRMERVVRERMSIQDANVITPQALINIRPVIASIKEFFGSSQLSQFMDQTNPLGELTHKRRLSALGPGGLTRERAGMEVRDVHPSHYGRMCPIETPEGPNIGLINSLSTFARVNEYGFIEAPYRWVDPKTGVVTEQIDYLTADEEDNYVIAQANAKLNEDSTFAEDAIIVRYNKQSDNILTMPSERVDYMDVSPKQVVSVATALIPFLENDDSNRALMGSNMQRQAVPLLIPKAPLVGTGMEHKAAKDSGVCIVAEYDGIIERSSANEIWLRRVEEVDGQEVKGDIVKYKLHKFMRSNQGTCINQRPIVKRGAAVKAGDILADGPSTEMGELALGRNVVVAFMTWEGYNYEDAILLSEKLVKEDVYTSIHIEEYESEARDTKLGPEEITRDIPNVGEEALRNLDERGIIRIGAEIAAGDILVGKVTPKGVTELTAEERLLHAIFGEKAREVRDTSLRVPHGTDGIVVDVKVFTRENGDELPPGVNQLVRVYIAQKRKISEGDKMAGRHGNKGVVARILPEEDMPFLPDGTPVQIVLNPLGVPSRMNIGQVLEVHLGMAAMQLGIHVATPVFDGAKEYDVFDTMEEAGMQRNGKTVLYDGRTGEEFEREVTVGVMHMIKLAHMVDDKIHARSTGPYSLVTQQPLGGKAQFGGQRFGEMEVWALEAYGAAYTLQEILTVKSDDVVGRVKTYESIVKGENVPEPGVPESFKVLIKELQSLGMDVKILSEDEQEIEMKEMDDEDDAASDKLSLNLEGTEVGAE, encoded by the coding sequence TTGGCAGGACATCTTGTTCAATATGGTCGACGCACTCGGCGCAGTTATGCACGAATTAACGAGATACTCGAAGTTCCGAACCTGATTGAAATCCAACAAAAATCATATGATTGGTTTTTGGAGGAAGGGTTGCGCGAAATGTTCCAAGATATCTCGCCGATCCAGGATTTCACAGGCAACTTGATTTTGGAATTTATCGATTACAGTCTCGGAGAACCGAAGTATACAGTAGATGACGCGAAAGAGCGCGACGTTACTTATGCAGCACCACTTCGGGTCAAAGTCCGGCTCATTAATAAGGAAACCGGAGAAGTCAAAGAGCAGGAAGTATTCATGGGAGATTTCCCGCTGATGACCAGCACCGGAACATTTATTATTAATGGTGCGGAACGGGTTATTGTCAGCCAGTTGGTTCGCTCTCCTAGCGTTTACTTCAGTACCAAAGTAGATAAGAACGCCAAAAAAACGTATACCGCTACAGTAATTCCTAACCGCGGCGCTTGGCTCGAACTGGAGATGGACGCGAAGGACGTTGTTTACGTTCGGATCGACCGTACGCGTAAAATACCGGTTACGGTTCTCCTGCGTTCTCTTGGTTTTGGCACAGACGCTGAGATTCTGGATTTGCTCGGTAATGACGAATATATCCGCAACACGCTGGACAAAGACAACACGGACTCTACGGAAAAAGCTCTCATTGAAATCTATGAGCGTCTTCGTCCGGGCGAGCCGCCAACGCTGGATAATGCGAAAAGCTTGCTCGTAGCACGTTTCTTTGATCCAAAACGTTATGACCTCGCAAATGTGGGTCGTTACAAAATCAATAAAAAGCTTCACATCAAAAACCGTTTGTTTAATCAGCGCTTGGCAGAGTCTCTGATCGATGCTGAAACAGGCGAAATTATTGCAGAAGCAGGTCAAATGGTAGACCGTCGTTTGCTCGACGAGATCATGCCTTACCTGGAGAAAAGCGTTGGCTTCCGTACGTATCATGTAGGCAACGGCGTTTTGGATGCCAATGATATCCCGATGCAAACGATTGATGTTTTTTCACCAATTGAAGATGGTAAAGTGGTTAAGCTGATTGCCAATGGCGACATTGACAAGTCCGTGAAAAACATCACGCCAGCGGACATCATTTCTTCCATCAGTTACTTCTTGAACCTGCTGCATGGCATCGGAAGCACGGATGATATCGACCACTTGGGTAACCGTCGTCTGCGCTCTGTTGGTGAGCTTTTACAAAACCAGTTCCGTATCGGTTTGTCCCGTATGGAGCGTGTGGTTCGTGAGAGAATGTCCATTCAGGATGCAAACGTCATTACACCTCAAGCATTGATCAACATTCGTCCGGTCATTGCATCGATTAAAGAGTTCTTCGGAAGCTCCCAATTGTCACAGTTTATGGATCAAACGAATCCGCTGGGTGAGTTGACGCATAAACGTCGTCTGTCCGCACTCGGACCGGGCGGTTTGACACGTGAACGTGCCGGCATGGAAGTCCGTGACGTCCATCCATCCCACTATGGCCGGATGTGCCCGATCGAGACACCAGAGGGACCGAACATCGGTTTGATTAACTCCTTGTCGACGTTTGCGCGTGTGAACGAATATGGCTTCATTGAAGCTCCATATCGCTGGGTTGATCCGAAGACGGGTGTCGTAACCGAGCAGATCGATTACCTGACAGCAGACGAAGAGGACAACTATGTTATCGCTCAGGCGAATGCGAAGCTGAATGAAGACAGTACCTTCGCAGAGGATGCGATCATTGTACGTTACAACAAACAGTCGGATAATATCCTTACGATGCCGAGTGAGCGAGTAGACTACATGGACGTATCTCCTAAGCAGGTTGTGTCGGTCGCTACGGCGCTCATTCCGTTCCTTGAGAACGATGACTCCAACCGTGCCCTGATGGGATCAAACATGCAGCGGCAGGCGGTTCCGCTCTTGATTCCTAAAGCTCCGCTTGTAGGAACAGGTATGGAACACAAAGCTGCCAAAGACTCCGGTGTATGTATTGTTGCCGAATATGACGGAATTATTGAACGTTCCTCTGCGAACGAGATTTGGCTTCGTCGTGTAGAAGAGGTAGACGGCCAGGAAGTTAAAGGCGATATCGTTAAATATAAATTACACAAATTTATGCGTTCGAACCAAGGAACATGCATCAACCAACGTCCGATCGTGAAAAGAGGCGCTGCTGTCAAAGCTGGCGACATTCTTGCTGACGGTCCTTCGACGGAAATGGGTGAACTTGCTCTTGGACGCAACGTTGTTGTTGCCTTCATGACTTGGGAAGGTTACAACTACGAGGATGCGATCCTGCTCAGCGAAAAACTCGTCAAGGAAGATGTTTACACATCCATCCACATCGAGGAATATGAGTCGGAAGCTCGTGATACGAAGCTCGGACCTGAAGAGATCACACGTGATATCCCTAACGTTGGGGAAGAAGCGCTGCGTAATCTGGATGAGCGTGGTATTATCCGCATCGGTGCCGAAATTGCTGCTGGCGACATTCTCGTTGGTAAAGTTACGCCGAAGGGTGTGACGGAACTGACTGCAGAAGAGCGTCTCCTGCACGCGATCTTTGGTGAAAAAGCACGTGAAGTACGTGATACATCGCTGCGTGTACCACACGGTACGGATGGTATCGTTGTTGACGTGAAAGTATTTACCCGTGAAAACGGAGATGAACTGCCACCAGGTGTTAACCAGCTCGTTCGTGTCTATATTGCCCAAAAACGGAAAATTTCCGAGGGTGATAAAATGGCCGGACGTCACGGTAACAAAGGGGTCGTGGCCCGCATCTTGCCGGAAGAGGATATGCCTTTCCTGCCAGACGGTACACCGGTTCAGATCGTTCTTAACCCGCTGGGCGTACCTTCCCGGATGAACATCGGTCAAGTACTCGAAGTTCACTTGGGTATGGCGGCAATGCAGCTGGGGATCCACGTGGCAACACCTGTATTCGACGGAGCGAAAGAGTATGACGTCTTCGATACGATGGAAGAAGCAGGTATGCAGCGTAATGGTAAAACCGTGTTGTATGACGGACGTACAGGTGAAGAGTTTGAACGTGAAGTTACCGTTGGTGTCATGCACATGATCAAACTGGCACACATGGTTGACGATAAAATCCATGCCCGTTCCACAGGTCCTTACTCACTAGTTACGCAGCAGCCGTTGGGTGGTAAAGCCCAATTTGGTGGTCAGCGTTTCGGGGAGATGGAAGTTTGGGCGCTTGAGGCGTACGGTGCCGCTTATACACTGCAAGAAATCTTGACGGTTAAATCCGATGACGTTGTGGGTCGGGTGAAAACGTATGAGTCCATTGTCAAAGGCGAGAACGTACCGGAACCAGGTGTTCCTGAATCGTTCAAAGTATTGATCAAAGAGCTGCAAAGCTTGGGTATGGACGTTAAGATTTTGAGTGAAGATGAGCAGGAGATTGAAATGAAAGAAATGGACGATGAAGATGACGCTGCGAGCGACAAGCTCAGCCTCAACCTTGAGGGTACAGAGGTCGGAGCGGAATAA
- the rpoC gene encoding DNA-directed RNA polymerase subunit beta' encodes MLDVNNFEYMKIGLASPEKIRSWSRGEVKKPETINYRTLKPEKEGLFCEKIFGPTKDWECHCGKYKRVRYKGVVCDRCGVEVTRAKVRRERMGHIELAAPVSHIWYFKGIPSRMGLALDMSPRSLEEIIYFASYVVTDPGETPLEKKQLLSEKEYRSYREKYGYGFQAGMGAEAVKKLLQDLDVEKELEFLKEELRTAQGQRRNRAIKRLEVIEAFRNSGNNPEWMIMDVLPVIPPELRPMVQLDGGRFATSDLNDLYRRVINRNNRLKRLLDLGAPDIIVQNEKRMLQEAVDALIDNGRRGRPVTGPGNRPLKSLSHMLKGKQGRFRQNLLGKRVDYSGRSVIVVGPYLKMYQCGLPKDMALELFKPFVMKELVNKGLAHNIKSAKRKVERVSPEVWDVLEEVIKEHPVLLNRAPTLHRLGIQAFEPILVEGKAIRLHPLVCTAYNADFDGDQMAVHVPLSAEAQAEARILMLASGNILNPKDGKPVVTPSQDMVLGSYYLTMDNKEEKGTGMVLRTVNEAVSAYQRGTAGLHARVAIPVKALGKTSFTEEQQKGMLLTTIGKIIFNEIFPASFPYINDATRANLYQGTADHSFVYEKGADLREAIMNAPQAGGVGKEYLGSIIARCFEIYHTTETAVILDKIKQLGFTYSTRAGITVAVSDVIVPDEKTDILKQSEEKAQIVTNQYRRGLITNEERYDRIIDIWSKSKDDITDILMKSMDRYNSIMMMVDSKARGNKSQITQLGGMRGLMANPSGRIIELPIKSNFREGLTVLEYFISTHGARKGLADTALRTADSGYLTRRLVDVAQDVIVREDDCGTDKGFTVSRIQDGKEVIEDLYDRIEGRYCFETVRHPETKEIIAGRNELIDSDKAEAIIKAGVTKLQIRSVLSCRASHGVCKKCYGRNLATGKHVEIGEAVGIIAAQSIGEPGTQLTMRTFHTGGVAGDDITQGLPRIQELFEARNPKGQATISEIDGVVKEIREAKDRREIEIQGEAESKVYSVTYGSRVRVSEGMEIEAGDELTDGSIDPKEMLRIKGVRGVQNYILQEVQRVYRNQGVEINDKHVEVMIRQMLRKIRIVDAGDTTLLPGSFVDTHEYERANKIAILSDKEPAVAKPILLGITKASLETDSFLSAASFQETTRVLTDAAIKGKVDQLLGLKENVIIGKLIPAGTGMNRYRSIKFAEPEDGQSSVEELEPVSVD; translated from the coding sequence TTGTTGGACGTCAACAATTTCGAATACATGAAGATCGGGCTTGCTTCCCCAGAGAAAATTCGTTCTTGGTCCCGCGGAGAAGTGAAAAAACCGGAAACGATCAACTATCGCACGTTGAAACCGGAAAAAGAAGGGCTGTTCTGCGAAAAGATTTTTGGCCCTACAAAAGACTGGGAATGTCATTGCGGTAAATACAAACGCGTTCGTTATAAAGGCGTTGTCTGTGACCGCTGTGGCGTTGAAGTAACACGTGCGAAAGTTCGTCGTGAACGGATGGGCCATATTGAGCTTGCTGCTCCGGTATCGCATATCTGGTACTTCAAAGGTATTCCGAGCCGTATGGGTCTCGCATTGGATATGTCTCCGAGATCTCTTGAAGAGATCATTTATTTTGCATCATATGTAGTAACCGATCCAGGAGAAACTCCACTGGAGAAAAAACAGCTGTTGTCCGAGAAGGAATATCGCAGCTACCGTGAAAAATACGGATACGGCTTCCAAGCCGGCATGGGTGCAGAAGCAGTTAAAAAATTGCTTCAAGACCTCGATGTAGAGAAAGAGCTTGAATTCCTGAAGGAAGAGCTTCGTACTGCACAAGGCCAGCGCCGCAACCGTGCAATCAAACGTTTGGAAGTTATTGAAGCATTCCGCAACTCTGGGAACAATCCGGAGTGGATGATCATGGATGTACTTCCTGTTATTCCACCGGAACTTCGTCCGATGGTACAGCTGGATGGCGGACGTTTTGCTACGTCTGACTTGAATGACCTGTATCGCCGTGTAATTAACCGGAACAACCGTCTGAAACGTCTGCTTGACCTGGGCGCGCCGGATATCATCGTGCAAAATGAAAAACGGATGCTGCAGGAAGCTGTTGATGCGTTGATCGATAACGGTCGTCGCGGTCGTCCTGTTACAGGTCCGGGTAACCGTCCTTTGAAATCCCTCAGCCACATGCTGAAAGGTAAACAAGGTCGTTTCCGTCAAAACTTGCTCGGTAAACGTGTTGACTATTCCGGCCGTTCCGTTATCGTTGTCGGACCATACCTGAAAATGTATCAGTGCGGTCTGCCGAAAGATATGGCACTGGAACTGTTCAAGCCTTTTGTGATGAAAGAGCTTGTCAATAAAGGGCTTGCCCACAACATCAAGAGCGCAAAACGTAAAGTTGAGCGTGTAAGTCCTGAAGTATGGGATGTTCTTGAAGAAGTTATCAAGGAGCATCCGGTTCTTCTGAACCGTGCCCCTACGCTTCACCGTCTCGGCATTCAAGCGTTTGAACCGATTCTGGTTGAAGGTAAAGCAATTCGTCTTCACCCGCTCGTATGTACGGCGTACAATGCCGACTTTGACGGTGACCAAATGGCCGTGCACGTTCCATTGTCCGCTGAAGCACAAGCGGAAGCACGTATTCTGATGCTTGCATCAGGCAACATTTTGAACCCGAAAGACGGTAAACCGGTTGTAACTCCTTCCCAGGATATGGTTCTTGGTTCGTACTATCTGACGATGGACAACAAAGAAGAGAAGGGTACAGGTATGGTTCTGCGTACAGTCAATGAGGCTGTATCTGCATACCAACGGGGTACTGCTGGTCTGCATGCACGTGTAGCGATTCCGGTTAAAGCGCTTGGTAAAACAAGCTTCACGGAAGAGCAGCAAAAAGGCATGCTGTTAACAACGATCGGTAAAATTATCTTTAATGAGATTTTCCCGGCAAGCTTCCCTTATATCAATGATGCGACGCGTGCAAACCTGTATCAAGGTACAGCCGATCACTCATTCGTATATGAGAAGGGTGCTGACTTGAGAGAAGCAATCATGAATGCTCCTCAAGCAGGCGGTGTCGGTAAAGAATATCTGGGCTCTATCATCGCACGCTGCTTTGAAATTTATCACACAACCGAAACTGCGGTTATCCTCGATAAAATCAAACAGCTCGGATTCACATACTCTACGCGTGCCGGTATTACCGTGGCCGTGTCTGACGTAATCGTTCCGGATGAGAAAACAGACATTCTGAAACAGTCTGAGGAGAAGGCACAAATTGTTACGAATCAGTACCGTCGTGGTCTGATCACGAATGAGGAGCGCTATGACCGCATCATCGATATCTGGTCGAAATCCAAAGATGATATCACAGATATCCTGATGAAATCGATGGATCGTTACAACTCGATCATGATGATGGTTGACTCCAAAGCACGGGGTAACAAATCGCAAATCACACAATTGGGTGGTATGCGTGGTCTGATGGCCAACCCGTCTGGTCGAATTATCGAACTCCCAATCAAATCGAACTTCCGTGAAGGTCTGACAGTACTCGAGTACTTTATTTCCACTCACGGTGCGCGTAAAGGTCTCGCGGATACAGCCCTGCGTACAGCCGACTCAGGTTATCTGACTCGTCGTCTCGTAGACGTAGCCCAAGACGTAATTGTGCGTGAAGACGATTGTGGTACAGATAAAGGCTTTACCGTTAGTCGTATCCAGGATGGTAAAGAGGTCATTGAAGATCTCTACGACCGTATTGAAGGCAGATACTGCTTCGAGACTGTTCGTCATCCGGAAACGAAAGAGATTATTGCCGGCCGCAATGAACTGATCGACTCTGATAAAGCAGAAGCGATTATCAAAGCTGGCGTAACCAAATTGCAAATCCGCTCCGTTCTCAGCTGCCGTGCAAGTCATGGTGTCTGCAAGAAGTGTTACGGTCGCAACCTTGCGACAGGTAAACACGTGGAGATTGGTGAAGCGGTTGGTATTATTGCAGCACAATCCATTGGTGAGCCAGGAACACAGCTTACTATGCGTACGTTCCATACCGGCGGTGTAGCCGGAGACGACATTACGCAAGGTTTGCCGCGTATCCAGGAGTTGTTTGAGGCTCGTAACCCTAAAGGTCAAGCAACAATCAGTGAGATTGATGGTGTGGTTAAAGAGATTCGCGAAGCGAAAGATCGTCGTGAAATCGAAATTCAAGGTGAAGCGGAATCCAAAGTGTACTCTGTTACTTACGGTTCCCGTGTCCGCGTGAGCGAAGGCATGGAAATCGAAGCGGGTGACGAGTTGACAGATGGTTCCATCGATCCAAAAGAAATGCTGCGCATCAAAGGTGTACGCGGCGTACAGAACTACATCTTGCAGGAAGTACAGCGCGTATACCGTAACCAGGGCGTAGAAATCAATGACAAACACGTTGAAGTTATGATCCGTCAAATGCTGCGTAAAATCCGTATCGTAGATGCGGGAGATACAACGCTGCTGCCGGGATCATTTGTGGATACCCATGAGTACGAAAGAGCCAACAAAATTGCGATTCTGAGTGATAAAGAGCCTGCGGTTGCAAAACCAATCCTGCTCGGTATTACAAAAGCATCCCTTGAAACAGACTCCTTCCTCTCTGCGGCATCGTTCCAAGAGACAACACGTGTATTGACAGATGCGGCGATCAAAGGTAAAGTCGATCAGCTGCTCGGTCTGAAGGAAAATGTAATTATCGGTAAATTGATCCCTGCCGGTACAGGTATGAACCGTTACCGCAGCATCAAATTTGCTGAACCAGAAGACGGCCAATCTTCCGTGGAAGAGTTGGAACCTGTTTCTGTAGATTAA
- a CDS encoding ribosomal L7Ae/L30e/S12e/Gadd45 family protein, which produces MSNEKGLQDAHVKIGTKQTMRTVQTGMASEVYVAEDSDPQLTSKIIALCEQHNVKYTRVDTMKNLGKACGIGVGAAMAAVVK; this is translated from the coding sequence ATGTCTAATGAAAAAGGCTTGCAAGATGCTCATGTCAAGATTGGTACCAAACAGACCATGCGGACAGTGCAGACAGGAATGGCTTCTGAAGTCTATGTCGCAGAGGATAGTGATCCGCAGCTCACTTCCAAAATCATTGCTTTGTGTGAACAGCACAATGTGAAGTACACGAGAGTGGACACAATGAAAAATCTCGGCAAAGCGTGCGGGATTGGAGTGGGAGCAGCTATGGCTGCTGTCGTAAAATGA
- the rpsL gene encoding 30S ribosomal protein S12, with translation MPTINQLVRKGRQAKVEKSKSPALQKGFNALKRESTNISAPQKRGVCTRVGTMTPRKPNSALRKYARVRLTNRLEVTAYIPGIGHNLQEHSVVLIRGGKVKDLAGVRYHIVRGALDTAGVNNRMQARSKYGAKRPKAKKA, from the coding sequence ATGCCAACTATTAACCAACTGGTTCGTAAAGGACGTCAAGCTAAAGTTGAGAAGTCAAAATCACCAGCTTTGCAAAAAGGATTCAACGCTTTGAAACGTGAATCCACTAACATCAGTGCCCCACAAAAACGTGGTGTCTGCACTCGTGTAGGTACAATGACTCCACGTAAACCGAACTCTGCACTTCGTAAATATGCCCGTGTTCGTTTGACGAACCGTCTCGAGGTAACTGCTTATATCCCGGGAATCGGACATAACCTTCAAGAGCACAGTGTGGTATTGATCCGCGGAGGTAAAGTAAAAGACCTTGCAGGGGTTCGTTATCACATCGTTCGTGGAGCTCTCGATACTGCAGGCGTGAACAACCGTATGCAAGCTCGTTCTAAATACGGTGCAAAACGTCCAAAAGCTAAAAAAGCCTAA
- the rpsG gene encoding 30S ribosomal protein S7, with translation MPRKGPVTKRDVLPDPVYNSKLVTRLINRIMLDGKRGVAQSILYNAFKLIQERTGNDPMEVFETAIKNIMPVLEVKARRVGGSNYQVPIEVKPERRTALGLRWLVNYSRNRGEKTMEERLAAEIIDASNNTGASVKKREDTHKMAEANKAFAHYRW, from the coding sequence ATGCCACGCAAAGGTCCAGTTACGAAAAGAGACGTGCTGCCAGATCCGGTATACAACTCCAAGTTGGTTACTCGTTTGATCAACCGCATCATGCTCGACGGAAAACGCGGTGTTGCTCAAAGCATTCTGTATAATGCGTTCAAGTTGATTCAAGAACGTACGGGTAATGACCCGATGGAAGTATTTGAGACAGCAATCAAAAATATCATGCCAGTCCTGGAAGTTAAAGCTCGCCGTGTCGGCGGTTCCAACTACCAAGTACCAATCGAGGTGAAACCAGAGAGACGTACTGCTTTGGGTTTACGTTGGCTCGTGAACTACTCCCGCAACCGCGGTGAGAAAACAATGGAAGAGCGTTTGGCGGCTGAGATCATCGATGCTTCCAACAACACAGGCGCTTCCGTTAAGAAACGCGAAGATACGCACAAAATGGCTGAAGCGAACAAAGCGTTTGCTCACTACCGTTGGTAG